The DNA segment TCAGCCTATCCCTCAAGCTGTATTTACCAATATATATTCAAtccaattttaaaatcatattcaATGCATTTCAACTTATCCCTCAAACTGtatttaacaaaatatatattcaatccaatttcaaaattatattcaaCAAAGGAAATACACACAAAAACATAATCTTGCAAAAAATAGGATCGTTGCGGCGACGTACCTGTTGCGATAACGAGGAAATATTATCACTAAAATGACTACTATTAATAAATTAACATCCAATTGAGTGGAATTTATATTGtgtataattttgaaattcatATAATGAATTCTATAAAATTGAAAGATGTTTAAAGTTAAAATTCTCAAAATAGAATGTTTATTggtaaaattcaataaattgaAAGTTTAAATGGTACATTTACAAAAGTTCAATAGTAAAATAtgcaatttaaaataaaatgagtatTCTACTTTTAACTTCAAATCACTTCACATAGAGCCTCTCATCACACCGTCaataatatgataataaattgacaaaaaggataaaatatgtttaatttgaatttgaaatcaGAAGTTGTCACATTAGCTTTAATGATTCGAGATGCTAAAAGTGTTGTGGTtgcaagaaaagatataaagGCATACAATAGCAAAGGATTGTCTATAGTTATACATAAATGAAAAGGTTGAAGATTTTCTTTAACTCGTTATGTTAGGTAGCATTGGTCACAACTTGTTGGAGTTTCATTCAAAACCTGAACCATTTAACAAATTTAACACACTTTAAAGgtgataaatgaaaaaaaaatagtataataagGATAACTAGCTTCTTCCTATCATCCAAAAAAACCAAAAATAGGTAGGAAAATGGATGAAGTAGGAAGGAAATGAAGCCTAAGAGATATCTCTACCGTAATTATTGATAATGCATCATTATGCAATtgtaacatattttaaaaagcCAAGAATATTAGTGGGCTGATATGGTTAGTAAATTTCACATGTTAGATGTTGTGctcatatattaaatttagtcGTGAGAGATGGTTTAAAAGATGGCAACAATTCCATAAAAAGCATTTGAAGTGTATTTGGATTTATAAATTATTCTCTAAAGGTTTGCTAAGTTTAATAAATGCATAAAGTTTCCAAGTATTTCATGTTAAAATTAAGTGTTTTTAAATGTTCCATTTGTTTGTAACTGGTAAAGTGTTGaaattttatgaattattttagtATTGTCTATAAGGTTTTTCAACTTCATATAATGttggtgatgtgagttgattttaggattgcacattttattgattttacttttgtttatgatttttttttatatttagcaatGTAAGGTTAGAACCTTAAGAAGAttctcactggacacgaacttaaccaagtggttaagtaagtgtgaagattTACTTCAGAAGGGCAAATAGAAAATGACAATAATATGGTGTGGATGATGCAAAAAGGGGCAAAAATTAACAAGATAAAGAGAACCAACAATTTAAAGATAACATGATTGAAAATAGAGGAAGGGGAATGGAAGGCGCAAAAGGAAATTAAAAAGGGAAAGAGATGAAGAGAGCTTATGAGAAGAAATTAAGTCACACCACTTGGAGCAGagggactccaagatgagtgatgcaagagacgccacttgagatattacccACCCGAGATAAGACCCAACATGAGATCACAAGTCTTACGAAATCACTCACGCACagtttctttactattcaaattcaatgtgtgaatacatgaggcaagacaccctatttataggaatgggaACCTTGATGGACAAGATGGGAAGGGTTAAATGGACAACAATGGGAGAGGGGCAGTCATAGGGTGTTGACTAAGTCAATATTGCCCCTTTAGGCACatcttctagaaggtaggttaaaaaccctaattctaggtgccttgtcttgaaaaagtggGTTTGGTACAAGATCATTTCGCTAAGTATACTCCCTTTTATGCTATATGAACATACTCTAGCCtattttgctatttggaccgCCAAAGTGagtccaatttatttacaaacatgtttttgtcttttaagaagaccagaagaaagaacatttgatgttctGGTCTATGCCTAATTCTTCTTCTGCTGTGGTTTGTGTGATATTGGTGGGGCCTTGTCTTGATTGCTAAGATGACTGCTCACAGTGTGAATTGTctcttgagtccttggtcatcctattagagatctcacatcgaatagagttaaaaccattttatattatataagtgatggcaaacctcaccttataagttggttttttaaagttgagttagacttaaagtccacttcttaagaTGATATCAAATTCATTTAGAGTTTATCCTAACGAAAATTTATTGGATTAATCAGGTCACTCGTTATATGATCAATTTTATAAGTTCATTTCTTCACATTAAAATCCGTGTATTCCATTTTAATAGAACAATAATTAATTTTCCAATCAAAAtccatttttaaaatgatatggAAAGTCAAGATCTATCTAAGGTAAACTTTTGAGGAGTTTGGAGAATGTTAAGGATAAATTAGCAGCCAAAGATCatctaaagaaaaagaaatgtcCTCCAAATATCCTTCAAAGTGACTCTCATCTTATCTATCACTTTTTACAAATTGAAACCTAAAACTTTAGACTATGTTCTATTTCATAATCCAAAAGattctgtttttaaaataaaacttctcCTCTTGTCGAAATTCATATTTATAGAGAACATACACTTTTAACAAGCACATAAAGGAAAAATATTggattaataagaaaaataaatttgagaaATATTTGAATGGAACTTGTATACATATTAATTatgcattttatatttatttttttggaacAAAATGCTTTTAACTATTGTTACTTTTTAGAGAAGGTTATTTCTTTTAATGCGATCAAAACTATTTAGTTATCTGTATACAGGTTAACtactttgtttttcaatttattgGAAAATTTGGATGATCAAGTTAATTTCCTTTGTCATTCTTCTTTGTGGGACGAAATGGATTTTCCTATTATTTTCAAATGCATGTAGTTTGTTGCCTCTTTAGTTGGGCCACCTATTATACATTAGATTTTGTTTCATTAACGACATTATAGTAAAACTGTAGAAGTTGCTTTTTATGAAGTGATGGACTTTGAAACTAATTTCTACAATTTCATTTGTCTTAGTTTAGTTGCACTAGCCCTTTCTAAAATTTGCTTCATTAACATATTAATATAGTAAAGAAATCATTCTCTTCATCGTTATGGAACCTTTTACCCCTACGAACCTTAtccactttttttctttttttgtatcGTCAATTGTTTGTGTTATTTCCTTTTATGAACCCATGTAATGTACGAGATTTTAGTTTAGAAATATAATAGTTTAATTTAATAACTTAAACTAATATAGATGAGATTAATAGAGTAAAAAAAGATAGCAGAATAATCTAATtgtataaaagttttaaaattatttatagttaacatgtaaaatataaaataaaaaaatgtataacaattataaaaataaaagtgttgTTCCTAAAGAATTTATCATTCTTTTATCATGCTATGGTATAATGGGCCAAAGAGGATTTTTGAGCATTGATTGAATGAATGCTCCATGTTTCTCTAGTAAACAAGGCTTAACTAAATTTCACTAACACTCTCAAATAAGTTTATATGCTCAATAAGATAGTATAAAGACTCATAAGAAAGAGTGTATGTACATAGAGGGAAGAACCAACTTGTCATAAGTTTATATGCCCAATGAGTTGGTTCAagatttgataagaaaaaaaagttgtcAAGAATGAACCAAAATCAACTGAACAATCTTGATTAATTCAGTTTCTATTGCTTAAAATCTCTAAAATCGAATGAAAACTTCattttcaaattcatttttacGAGAATAATTTTCCACAATGCTAAAGACTAAAAGACAACAACTCAATTATCTCATGTGAGAGCTCAAATTCTCACATGTTGGAAGCAACTGATTTGCTGCAAAAGCACGTTAGCCTTGaataattctttaaattatgaTGATTATTACTCAACTAGGAGTTACAATTTGGTACCGAATGAATTAGAATTTAGCTACATTGAATTGTAATTATGATTAAAGTTGTGTACTGTGATAGGATTTTGGAAGAGAAGACAGCTTTATTGTTTTGTACATTTGTTTTTGGTGCTTGTGGAAAGGAACTTATGAAACCACCATGCAATGGTCTAAACAGTGAGTCGGTCAAAGGGTCCAATTGAATTGCTGACAGGGCACACTGTAGCAAAAGCAACATCCGTATGGCGACAGGACAataatagtatttattttttgtaccttaaaaaatatgtaatggTATCTTTTCTGAACTTTTCAGAAACTGCAAAACTCGTTATTAAATAATGCAACCAATAAAATAAGGATaatgacaaaaatatataaatgccGCAAATATATAAACTTTGTTTCATATTTTGCCTTTTGATTTTTGGTTCTATTTTGCTCCCTCATTAAAAAGTAAAGCGACAAAATGTACTTACACATACAAATACACTGGTCCTTGTTCCCCTATCACTACCACTTTTGTAGCTGTTAAAAAAGacctataaaatatttaacagCTGGTGTTGAGTAATCACTTCCTCCTTCAAGCATGAAATGTTGATTCCATTCCTTAAAATCTCCCACCAGTCACCATccacctttattttgttttgcacCCTTTatgcttcttttttatttttattttttttattttttttcaattttcccTATCTATTTTCCTGCTTCCTTGATCGAGTATTCTCTTGAGAGGGCACCTTCAAAACACATAACATCTTTCTTAAGAAAAAGAATCCTAGGAATGACGCTAAAAATCATAAGTCACAAATGGCTATTCTCCAAAGGTTTTGTCTAGCTTCCTCCTTTTAGCATCTGGACTATCATTATGTGAAGAATTTGCACAAGGAGCAGCATTTGGGTCATCACTTTTGTAGCTGAAGCATGCATTGTTCAACACCCTTATTGGGCTTTCAGGCACGCTAGGGACAGAAACAGAAGGAATGGCATCCTTAGCAGAACCACTGTCTGATGACAGCTCTTGGATCATTTTAACACACTTCAAGACCCTCTCCTGCCaaagagaaaaaacaaaataggGCAATGCAAACATTAATTAAACCTTCCCAACAATAAATTGCATTTGATAAGATACAACCTACAAGCAATCAACTTAAAATGATCATACTCAAAAAGGAAAACCATCATTTATCTGTGTgttcactcttttttttttttattgtcattGGACCACCACCGTATTTACCTTTCCTACAGGCTGAATCAGATCAGAACTTGCTTTCTCTGTATGAACTGTTTGGCCCTCCCCCACCACAGATATTGCCACTGCTGCTGCAATCTCTGAGGGTCTGAACTCAATGAAGTCAATTCCTGCATTGGATTCCCATTCCTCAAATTATCATCTCTACTTCCTCCCTAGTATGTTTATTATTGCTGCATTGAGTTAGGATTGAGTAGAGACAGGTACCTCTTACAGTACTCAGTATAAGCTCGGAGGATTGCAAAATTGAAGCTCCAATTGGTGCTTGATCATCATTGATCTTCTGAAGGAAATAGTCAATGAAGGAAAATGGGGTAATTGCCTGCATTCTCCACTTCAATGTGTTCAGAACCAGAAGCTCCATCCTCTGTATTGTTTTGGCCTCAAATATATACTTAGATTCACCCACCTAATTAGAACAAAATAATATCAATGCATGTAGAATTAACAACATTTATCTTAGGCATTATTGGAAAAACAATAACTTCCTTGGCTCGACTCTCCTAAAAAATCAGCAAGTGGATcttcaaaataaattgaatCAAACATGTAATTTACAAGTTCATAAACCTAGGCATCAAATAGAATTATTTTACCTGCAAATCAAGAGATGTAGGAACATCAGTCTCTTCCATTTTGGCTGCCAAAGACACGCAACCTACAGCCAGCAATTTCATTGTCCAAGCTCGTTGCTTCTGCCAATAAAAAGATCCGATCAAAAACCATTTAAGACAAAATCGGATAAAaaacttctcttttctttgTATAAAATAATTGACTTACTGGTAATTCATAAACAGAGAGGAAGCGGTCCAAGTAATTTATAGATAGATATGCACAGAGAGGGCCAAAACCAAAGTGCTCACGGACCTGTAAAACAGATAGATTCAATCATTAGTTAGAACATAGCAAACAACAGTCAATGATCGATGATCAGTCCTTGTTGCAAAGATCAAATAGCTTCACACTGATGCAAAAAATGCAATTCTAATCTAGCTTTGAAATATGCATTAATAAAATAATCCCAATCAAAAAAAGTCAAAACAAAAGGGAGACCCATCAAAGAGACTCAGATTCACCAATTGGATGATCGCAGACAGAAAATGAGGCACActcaaaatccaaataaaacTCTTCAAAACAAGGTCATCAAAAGCAAAAGTAAGGATTTCCATAAACCCCAATCAAGattagaagaaaaacaaaagagcaTGTGAAATCAACAAACAAGCTCTTAAAACCAACCTTTTCAATCCAATCAATGGCCTCTTTTCTGGCCCCAATGTCCAAATCCCCACTCCTCAGCCTACTCACATAATCACCATTAGGCAAGTGATGCAATTCTGTTTCCATCATTAGTCTCAAACACTCGTCACTCGGCAATGGAAACGACACATATTGGACATCCAAGTTCTCAATTTGACTATGATTTCGATCATATATAGGATGCTCCCACGTGTCCTCCAACTCCTCCACCAAACCTCCGCGATCATTTTcgtcaaaaataatattatcttcCGCACAGAGAAGACTCGAAAAGCAATcaaaactgggtgccattgcaAAAAAACTCTctcaaacaagaaaaataaaaaaaataaataaaagatgaaaTTTTGGGAAAAAAAAGGGGGACCCCA comes from the Phaseolus vulgaris cultivar G19833 chromosome 8, P. vulgaris v2.0, whole genome shotgun sequence genome and includes:
- the LOC137826221 gene encoding cyclin-D4-2-like isoform X2; the encoded protein is MAPSFDCFSSLLCAEDNIIFDENDRGGLVEELEDTWEHPIYDRNHSQIENLDVQYVSFPLPSDECLRLMMETELHHLPNGDYVSRLRSGDLDIGARKEAIDWIEKVREHFGFGPLCAYLSINYLDRFLSVYELPQRAWTMKLLAVGCVSLAAKMEETDVPTSLDLQVGESKYIFEAKTIQRMELLVLNTLKWRMQAITPFSFIDYFLQKINDDQAPIGASILQSSELILSTVRGIDFIEFRPSEIAAAVAISVVGEGQTVHTEKASSDLIQPVGKERVLKCVKMIQELSSDSGSAKDAIPSVSVPSVPESPIRVLNNACFSYKSDDPNAAPCANSSHNDSPDAKRRKLDKTFGE
- the LOC137826221 gene encoding cyclin-D4-2-like isoform X1, producing MAPSFDCFSSLLCAEDNIIFDENDRGGLVEELEDTWEHPIYDRNHSQIENLDVQYVSFPLPSDECLRLMMETELHHLPNGDYVSRLRSGDLDIGARKEAIDWIEKVREHFGFGPLCAYLSINYLDRFLSVYELPKQRAWTMKLLAVGCVSLAAKMEETDVPTSLDLQVGESKYIFEAKTIQRMELLVLNTLKWRMQAITPFSFIDYFLQKINDDQAPIGASILQSSELILSTVRGIDFIEFRPSEIAAAVAISVVGEGQTVHTEKASSDLIQPVGKERVLKCVKMIQELSSDSGSAKDAIPSVSVPSVPESPIRVLNNACFSYKSDDPNAAPCANSSHNDSPDAKRRKLDKTFGE